In a genomic window of Mycolicibacter heraklionensis:
- a CDS encoding HAD family hydrolase — MTAVPSDPIADVARTESGARIGAFFDLDGTLVSGFTATAHAGDRIRRRQARAGEVFGVVEAAVRYRLGRMQFERLLVRAAGYLRGESIGELNDVGARLFSDHITSRIYPHMHEIVRAHQRRGHTVVLSSSALTIHAEPVARFLGIGQVLCNRFELDERGILTGDIIKPVVWGAQKAATVQAFCADNGIDLEQSFFYADGDEDAALMALVGRPRPVNPRPGLAALAAENDWPVLRITGPVRTGGRSLRRAAGFGVAVLRAFSTR, encoded by the coding sequence ATGACCGCAGTACCGAGCGATCCGATCGCCGATGTCGCCCGGACCGAATCCGGCGCCCGGATCGGGGCGTTCTTCGACCTGGACGGCACGTTGGTGTCCGGGTTCACTGCCACCGCACATGCCGGCGACCGGATCCGCCGACGCCAAGCCCGCGCCGGTGAGGTGTTCGGCGTGGTCGAGGCCGCCGTTCGGTACCGCCTGGGACGCATGCAGTTCGAGCGGCTGCTGGTGCGAGCAGCGGGTTATCTGCGCGGCGAGTCCATCGGCGAACTCAACGACGTCGGCGCACGACTGTTCTCCGACCACATCACGAGCCGGATCTACCCACACATGCACGAGATCGTGCGGGCACATCAGCGGCGCGGACACACCGTTGTGCTGAGCTCGTCGGCACTGACCATCCACGCCGAACCGGTGGCCCGGTTCCTGGGCATCGGGCAGGTGCTGTGCAACCGGTTCGAACTCGACGAGCGGGGCATCCTGACCGGTGACATCATCAAGCCCGTGGTGTGGGGTGCCCAGAAGGCTGCCACGGTGCAGGCGTTCTGCGCCGATAACGGGATTGACCTCGAACAGAGCTTCTTCTACGCCGACGGCGACGAGGATGCCGCTTTGATGGCGCTGGTCGGCCGGCCCCGCCCGGTCAATCCTCGACCCGGGCTGGCGGCGCTGGCCGCCGAGAACGACTGGCCGGTCCTGCGCATCACCGGCCCCGTCCGCACCGGTGGGCGGTCCTTACGCCGCGCCGCCGGCTTCGGGGTGGCGGTACTGCGCGCATTTTCCACTCGCTGA
- a CDS encoding competence/damage-inducible protein A, protein MSARAGIVVTGTEVLTGRVTDRNGPWLADRLLELGVELAHITICGDRPRDIESQLRFLAAEGVDLIITSGGLGPTADDLTVDTVARFCGRDVVLDDELEARIADIIKPMMARYTGPGAPDFATVRAANRKQAMVPAGATVLDPVGTAPGVVVPGAPTVVVLPGPPRELQPMWHKAIQTAAVQEALAGRTHYEQQMIRMFGLPESGLADTLRHAQDVVGDFRRLEITTCLRRGELEIVTRYEPDAAGAYEQLLALLRERHSRAIFSEDGSQIDDLVAALLAGRLIATAESCTAGLLAGRLADPPGASNYLAGGVVSYSNEAKVELLGVDAALIAEHGAVSEPVAEAMAAGALRRFSADTAVAITGIAGPGGGTPDKPVGTVCFCVALGDGRMTTRTTRLPGERADVRERSTTVAMHLLHRTLSTG, encoded by the coding sequence GTGAGCGCACGCGCAGGAATCGTCGTCACCGGTACCGAGGTACTCACCGGACGTGTGACCGACCGGAACGGACCGTGGTTGGCCGACCGGCTCCTAGAACTCGGAGTCGAGTTGGCGCACATCACGATCTGCGGCGACCGGCCCAGGGATATCGAGAGTCAGCTGCGGTTCCTGGCCGCCGAGGGTGTGGACTTGATCATCACCAGCGGCGGCCTGGGGCCGACGGCTGACGACCTGACGGTCGACACCGTCGCCAGGTTCTGCGGCCGTGACGTCGTGCTCGACGACGAACTGGAAGCCCGGATCGCCGACATCATCAAACCCATGATGGCGCGCTACACGGGTCCGGGCGCTCCGGATTTCGCGACGGTCCGGGCGGCCAACCGCAAACAGGCGATGGTTCCGGCCGGCGCGACGGTCCTGGACCCGGTGGGCACCGCGCCCGGCGTGGTGGTGCCCGGCGCGCCGACCGTCGTGGTGCTACCGGGGCCGCCTCGTGAGCTGCAGCCGATGTGGCACAAGGCCATCCAGACTGCCGCGGTGCAGGAGGCGTTGGCCGGACGGACGCATTACGAGCAGCAGATGATCCGGATGTTCGGCTTGCCCGAGTCCGGTCTGGCTGACACGCTGCGGCACGCGCAGGATGTCGTCGGCGACTTTCGCCGGCTGGAGATCACCACCTGCCTGCGCCGCGGCGAACTGGAGATCGTCACGCGCTACGAGCCGGACGCCGCCGGCGCCTACGAGCAGTTGCTGGCACTGCTGCGTGAACGGCATTCCCGGGCCATCTTTTCCGAGGACGGTTCGCAGATCGACGATCTGGTGGCGGCGCTCTTAGCCGGTCGACTGATCGCGACCGCCGAATCCTGCACCGCGGGCCTACTGGCGGGCCGGTTGGCCGACCCGCCGGGCGCGTCGAATTACTTGGCCGGCGGAGTGGTGTCCTACTCCAACGAGGCGAAGGTGGAACTGCTCGGCGTCGACGCGGCATTGATCGCCGAACACGGTGCGGTCTCCGAGCCGGTGGCCGAGGCCATGGCCGCGGGCGCGCTGCGCCGCTTCTCCGCCGACACCGCGGTAGCGATCACCGGAATTGCCGGGCCCGGTGGCGGAACGCCGGACAAACCGGTGGGCACGGTGTGCTTCTGTGTGGCGCTGGGCGACGGCCGGATGACCACGCGGACCACCCGGTTGCCAGGGGAACGGGCCGACGTCCGGGAACGCTCGACAACGGTGGCCATGCATCTGCTGCACCGCACACTGTCAACCGGCTGA
- a CDS encoding lipase maturation factor family protein, with protein MNTQWAWLSGSGYWLGRLILERGIAAIYIVAFVAAARQFRALIGEHGMTPVPQYVRRRPFRLTPSIFHLHYSDRFFACVCWLGAGLAAALMVGAGELVPLWAVMAIWLVLWGLYLSIVNVGQTWYAFGWESILLESGLLAVFLGNDRVAPPVLVMWLARWLLFRIEFGAGLIKLRGDSCWRDLTCLYYHHETQPMPGPLSWFFHHLPKPLHRIEAAGNHVAQLVVPFGLFAPQPIAGVAAGIIIVTQLWLVASGNFAWLNWITIVLAAGALDESWLTGRISGLQPPAMAPAPVWFTALVMVFAAMVVILSYWPVRNLASRHQRMNASFNPLHLVNSYGAFGTVGRSRRELVIEGTAATELTERTPWSEYQFKGKPGAVERLPRQWAPYHLRLDWLMWFAALSPRYALPWRDALLQRLLRNDRDTLRLLRHNPFPDSPPSFVRILLYEYRFTTRSERRCNGTWWHRNLVGVYRSPVSAAGTSVPPGSR; from the coding sequence GTGAACACACAGTGGGCGTGGTTGAGCGGTTCCGGCTACTGGCTGGGCCGCTTGATCCTCGAACGCGGGATCGCCGCCATCTACATCGTCGCGTTTGTCGCGGCCGCCCGGCAGTTCCGTGCACTGATCGGCGAACACGGCATGACGCCGGTGCCGCAGTACGTGCGCCGTCGTCCGTTTCGGCTGACGCCCAGCATCTTTCACCTGCACTACTCGGATCGCTTCTTCGCCTGCGTGTGCTGGCTCGGCGCGGGCCTGGCCGCGGCTCTGATGGTGGGAGCCGGCGAGCTGGTACCGCTGTGGGCGGTGATGGCGATCTGGCTGGTGCTCTGGGGGCTGTATCTGTCGATCGTCAATGTCGGCCAGACGTGGTACGCGTTCGGCTGGGAATCGATCCTGCTGGAAAGCGGGCTGTTGGCTGTCTTCTTGGGCAATGACCGCGTCGCGCCACCGGTACTGGTCATGTGGCTGGCTCGTTGGCTGCTGTTCCGCATCGAGTTCGGCGCGGGGCTGATAAAGCTGCGCGGCGATTCCTGCTGGCGTGACTTGACCTGCTTGTACTACCACCACGAGACCCAGCCGATGCCGGGGCCGTTGAGCTGGTTCTTCCACCACCTGCCCAAACCCTTGCACCGAATAGAGGCAGCGGGCAACCATGTCGCCCAACTGGTGGTCCCGTTCGGGCTATTCGCTCCGCAGCCCATCGCCGGTGTGGCCGCCGGGATCATCATCGTCACCCAGTTGTGGCTGGTGGCCTCGGGCAACTTCGCCTGGCTGAACTGGATCACGATCGTCTTGGCTGCTGGCGCCCTCGACGAATCCTGGTTGACCGGAAGGATTTCGGGCCTCCAACCGCCAGCCATGGCGCCAGCCCCGGTGTGGTTCACCGCTCTGGTGATGGTGTTCGCCGCGATGGTGGTGATACTGAGCTACTGGCCGGTGCGCAACCTGGCATCACGTCATCAGCGCATGAATGCCAGCTTCAATCCGCTTCATCTGGTCAACAGCTACGGTGCGTTCGGGACAGTTGGTCGTTCCCGCCGGGAGCTGGTGATCGAAGGCACGGCGGCGACCGAACTCACCGAGCGGACGCCCTGGAGCGAATATCAGTTCAAAGGGAAACCCGGTGCGGTGGAACGCCTTCCGCGTCAATGGGCGCCGTATCATCTGCGGCTGGACTGGCTGATGTGGTTCGCCGCGCTCTCGCCCCGGTACGCGCTGCCGTGGCGTGACGCGCTGCTGCAACGGTTACTGCGCAATGACCGGGACACGTTACGTCTGTTGCGCCACAACCCGTTTCCGGACAGCCCACCGAGCTTCGTGCGGATACTGCTCTACGAGTACCGCTTCACCACCCGCTCCGAGCGGCGATGCAACGGGACCTGGTGGCACCGCAACCTGGTGGGCGTCTATCGGTCGCCGGTTTCGGCTGCCGGGACGTCGGTGCCTCCCGGTTCCCGTTAG
- a CDS encoding HNH endonuclease signature motif containing protein codes for MGRNVIADRDTIFGCLDAIEAAYDQLAQCSFDGLNAEELMAVLTRRETLAWRAPAVDHQILARLAAQANPGLLGACSLTKALAERLRISRADARRRVAEAAELGPRTAMTGQPLDPVLPALAAAQADGQISPEHVAIARKAYAKIPATVPADKREQVDAHLAVLAGEYEPETFTRFADHLVAVLNQDEEFSERERHAHRGLRLGRQGPDGLSPLTGKITPELRATLEPILAKLAAPGMCNPADEHPCVQGTPTEDQIRTDDRRPDQRNHDALLAASRALLAIKDLGQLNGLPVTVIVTTTLAELHAAAGHPPPDAAPVTGKAHTAGGTLLPMSDLLRMAEHAYHYLAIFDGNGRALWLGRTKRLASADQRIVLHARDRGCTRPGCTVSGYLSQAHHLDNDWAHNGRTDVDALALACPPDNRMATEHNWLTRLGPTGKVEWIPPPHLERGQPRVNPYHFIEDIINTHLRPDPPPDDPDPPEDWELAQ; via the coding sequence ATGGGTAGGAACGTGATCGCCGATCGGGACACCATCTTCGGGTGCCTCGACGCGATCGAGGCCGCCTACGACCAGCTGGCGCAGTGCTCGTTCGATGGCCTGAACGCCGAGGAATTGATGGCCGTGCTGACCCGCCGCGAAACGCTGGCCTGGCGCGCACCCGCGGTCGATCACCAGATCCTGGCCCGCCTGGCCGCACAAGCCAATCCCGGACTGCTCGGGGCGTGCTCGCTGACCAAAGCTCTGGCCGAACGACTTCGGATCAGCCGCGCCGACGCCCGCCGCCGGGTCGCCGAAGCCGCCGAATTGGGACCGCGCACCGCCATGACCGGCCAACCCCTCGATCCCGTACTGCCGGCCCTGGCGGCCGCCCAAGCCGACGGCCAGATCAGCCCCGAACACGTGGCGATCGCCCGCAAGGCATACGCGAAGATTCCAGCGACGGTCCCGGCCGATAAGCGTGAGCAAGTCGATGCCCATCTCGCCGTCCTTGCCGGTGAATACGAACCCGAGACCTTCACCCGATTCGCCGATCACCTCGTGGCAGTGCTCAACCAGGACGAAGAATTCAGCGAGCGGGAACGCCATGCCCACCGCGGGCTACGCCTGGGCCGCCAAGGCCCCGACGGCCTGAGCCCCCTGACCGGCAAAATCACCCCCGAACTACGTGCCACCTTGGAACCCATCCTGGCCAAACTCGCCGCCCCCGGCATGTGCAACCCCGCCGACGAACACCCCTGCGTGCAAGGCACCCCCACCGAAGATCAAATCCGCACCGATGACCGCCGACCCGACCAACGCAACCACGACGCCCTGCTGGCCGCCAGCCGCGCCCTGCTCGCCATCAAAGATCTCGGTCAACTCAACGGCCTGCCAGTCACCGTCATCGTCACCACCACGCTGGCCGAACTCCACGCCGCAGCAGGACACCCCCCACCCGACGCTGCACCTGTCACCGGCAAAGCCCACACCGCCGGCGGGACGCTGCTGCCCATGAGCGACCTGCTGCGGATGGCCGAACACGCCTACCACTATCTCGCCATATTCGACGGCAACGGGCGCGCCCTGTGGCTAGGCCGCACCAAACGCCTCGCATCCGCCGACCAACGCATCGTCCTGCACGCCCGCGACCGCGGCTGCACCCGCCCCGGCTGCACCGTATCGGGGTATCTGTCCCAGGCGCATCACCTCGACAACGACTGGGCCCACAACGGGCGCACCGACGTCGACGCTCTCGCCCTAGCCTGCCCACCCGACAACCGCATGGCCACCGAACACAACTGGCTCACCCGACTCGGCCCCACCGGCAAAGTGGAGTGGATCCCCCCGCCACACCTCGAACGCGGTCAGCCCCGCGTCAATCCGTATCACTTCATCGAAGACATCATCAACACACACCTGCGCCCAGACCCACCACCAGACGACCCGGATCCACCCGAAGATTGGGAACTAGCCCAATGA